Below is a genomic region from Streptomyces ferrugineus.
CTTGACCGAGATGCCGTCCGGGGAGGGCAGGCCGTACCAGTGGGTGGGCGCCGTGCGGATGAACGCCGGGCGCTCCTCGCCGAACCAGGCGTCGGGGGCGGTGGGCACGTACCAGGCGCTGACGACGCGGCGGACTTCCACCTCCCACGGCAGGTCGGGCAGCAGGTCGTTGACCCAGGGGCCGGGCGTGACGACGGCGGTGTCGAAGCGCTCGCTGCCGGAGTCGGTGCGGATCTCCACGCCGCCCGCGACGGGGACGATCTCGCGGACCGTGCTGTAGCGGTGGATCACGGCGCCCAGCTGCTCTGCGCGGCGGGCGGCGGTCTGGATGGTCAGCTCCGGGCGGATGAACCCGGCGCGGCGGTCGAGTACGGCCGCGTCGCCGTCCTCGAGGCGGTACTGCGGGAAGCGCTTGGCGAGTGCCTCGGCGTCGAGCACCTCGTGGTCGAGGTCGTGCTCGGCGATGGACTGAAGGACGGTGGCCATCTGCTGGTGGTCGGTCGGCCCCATGAGCAGGCACCCGGTCAGGCGGCGCAGCTCGCGGCCGGTCTCCTGCTGCAGCTGCTCCCAGAGGGCGTCGGCGTGCTTGAGGAGCGGGACGTACCGGGAGTCCTCGAAGTGCGCGCTGCGGAAGATGCGGGTCTCGCCGCCGGCGGCGCTGCGGTCGTGGCCGGGGGCGAACCGGTCGTAGCCGACGACCTCGGCGCCGCGGGCCGCCAGCCGCCAGGCGGCCTGGCTGCCCATCGTTCCGACCCCGACCACCGCGACGCGCTTCCTGGCAGCTGACACAGGGCTTTCCTTTCGTATCGCCGAGGCGCATGCTGGGCCTTCGACGTGAGAATGTTCGATTCGGGATGGTTTGAGCGGGAGCCAGGTCCTCCTTGTGAACCTGCGGCTCGCAACCGCCGCACCTCGCAGTCCGGCTCACTTCCGGGGGATCCCCCCAAGGCTGCCGTGCCACTATGTGGAATGCTGTGCTAGAATCTGGCACAGAGAATGACAGTGGCTTCAGCGAGGAGTCAAGAGGGTGTCCGGCGGAAATTTTGATAATCAACAGGGGGAAATCGGATGGAAATGAAGAGCGTCACCAGGTCGCTGCGGATCCTGGAGGCGGTCGCCCAGCATCAGCCCGTGACCGTAGGGGAGTTGACGAAGCTCTTCGGGCTGCCGAAGTCCACCGTGCAGCGCACCTTGGTCACGCTGGCGGAGGCCGGCTGGCTGCGCGCCAACCGCAAGGACACCACCCGCTGGGAGATCGGCGCCCGCGTCCTGGCCGTACGACCCGCCGCCCTCCAGGGCTCCAGCCTGTTCGCCGCCGCACGTGAACCCATGGTTCGCCTTCGGGACGCGGTGAACGAGACCATCCACCTGTCGGTGCCGGACGCCCTCCAGTGCATGGTCGTGGTGGACCGCGTCGACTGCGACCACCCGGTACGCACCTTCCACACGATCGGCGACACCTCACCCCTGCACGCCACCGCCGTCGGGCGTGCCGTCCTCGCCCACCTGCCGAGGCGGGACGTCGAAGACCTCATCGCGGCGGGACTGGAGCGGTTCAGCGACACGACCCCCGTCGAGCCCGAGGAGTTGCGCACCGAGCTGGACCGGGTCCGCACCGACGGCTACGCGATCAACCGCAACCAGTACCGGCCCGGCGTCTGCGCCGTCGCCGCACCTGTGCTCGACGAGGACGGCACCCCGCTGGCCGCCGTGGCCGTCTCCATGCCCGAGGCGCGGTACGACGGTGCACAGGCATCCAAGTGGGGCCGCCTCGTCGCCGACACAGCCGCGGAGATCTCTCAGCGCCGCCTGGGCGTCTGAACGGCAGACGACGACCCCCGAGCCGTCGACCGAGGGCCGGCTCGCACGCGTCAGCGCTCGAGCCGGCCCTCAGCCATGCCCGACCACCGCCCTCAAGCTTCGTGCCATATAGTGGAACGCTATGCTAGAGTACGGCACGACCATGGCCGTGAACCGGTGCTGGAGTCACGAGGTGAGAACCAGGAATCCACCGGTCCGAGGGGGCATCGAATGGAAATGAAGAGCGTCACCAGGTCGCTGCGGGTTCTGGAGGCGGTCGCCCGACATCAACCCGTGACCGTCGGGGAGCTGACAAAGATATTCGGGCTGCCGAAGTCCACCGTGCAGCGCACGCTGATCACGCTCAATGAGGCGGGCTGGCTACGGGCGAACCGCAAGGACACCACACGCTGGGAGATCGGCGCCCGCGTCCTGGCCGTACGACCCGCCGCCCTGCAGGGCTCCAGCCTGTTCGCCGCCGCGCGTGAACCCATGATCCGGCTCCGCGACGCGGTGAACGAGACCATCCACCTGTCCGTGCCGGACGCCCTCCAGGGCATGGTCGTCGTCGACCGCGTCGACTGCGACCACGCCGTACGGACCTTCCACGCCATCGGTGACACCTCGCCCCTGCACGCCACCGCCGCCGGAAACGCCGTCCTCGCCCATCTGAGGAAGTCCGAGATAGACGAGGTCACCGCGGGGACGCTGGAGGGTTACGGCGAAGAGACCATCACCGACCCGGAGCAACTGCGGGCGGAACTCCACCGCGTGAGAGAGCGTGGCTACGCCGTCAACCACAACCAGTACCTTCAGGGTGTCAGCGCCATCGCGGCACCGGTGCTGGACGGTGAGGGCGCAGCACTGGCCGCCGTGGCCGTCTCCCTGCCCGACTCGCGCTTCGAGGCCGGCCGGCTGCCCGAGATGGGTCGGCTGGTCGCCGAGACGGCGGCGGAGATCACCGCCCGGCACCTGGCCTGACGACGGTCCCGGCGCCGTATCACTTCACGATCACGTAGATCTTGCGCACGGTTTCCACGGTCTTCCAGACACCGACGAAGCCCGGCTTCATGACAAAGCCGTCGCCTGCCTGTAGACCACCGGCTCGCCACCTTCCGGCGTGAGTTCGACGATGCCGGCGAGGATGTGGCAGAACTCGAAGGTCTCGCCCTTGATCGAGCGCGTCTCGCCGGGTGTCGCTTCCCAGACTCCCGTATGGATCATCTCCCCGCGGGCGATGTCCTGGGGCCAGGTCATGAACGCGGGGTCGCCGGAGATCAGACGTTCGGTCGAGCTTTCTTGGAGTCGAGAAATTGATGGCCGTCCACCCGTGCCCGGCGGCGTGGAAAACCGGGCACGGGTGAGGCCCGCCACGATGCGTGCTGCGGCGCGGTCAGGGCATGACCGCCGTCATCGCACCGGCACCGCGAGGTACTGGTACTCCAGGAACTCGTCGATCCCCACCCGGCCACCCTCGCGACCGAGCCCGGACTGCTTGACGCCGCCGAAGGGTGCGGCCGGGTTGGACACGAGACCCGTGTTCAGCCCCACCATGCCCACCTCCAGCCGCTCACTCACCCGCAAGGCGCGGTCCAGTCCCTCGGTGAAGACGTAGCCGACGAGGCCCCAGGGGGTGTCGTTGGCCCGGCGGATCACCTCGTCCTCGTCGTCGAAGGTGAGGATCGCGGCGACGGGGCCGAAGATCTCCGTGTCCATCAGGCGACTGCCGGGATCGACGTCTGCCAGCACGGTCGGCGGGTAGAAGCAGCCGGGGCCCTCGGGCGTACGGCCGCCGACGAGCACCTGCGCCCCGCGCTCCACCGCGTCGGCGACCAGCTCCTCCACCTTGGCGCGTCCCCTCCTGTCGATCAGGGGGCCGACGTCGACGCCGTCCCGGGTGCCCGGACCGACGACCAGCGCGCCCATCCGCTCGGCCAGCCGCCGCCCGAACTCCTCCGCCACCGACCGGTGCACGAAGAAGCGGTTGGCGGCCGTGCAGGCCTCGCCCATGTTGCGCATCTTGGCGACCATCGCGCCGTCCACGGCCTTGTCCAGGTCGGCGTCCTCGAAGACGACGAACGGCGCGTTGCCGCCCAGCTCCATCGAGGTCCGTACGACCGCCTGCGCGCTCTGGGCGAGCAGCAGCTGTCCGACGGCCGTGGAGCCGGTGAAGGAGAGCTTGCGAATCCGCCCGCCGCGCAGGAGCGGTTCGCACACCTCCCCCGCACGGGAGGTGGTGACGACGTTCAGCACGCCGTCCGGCAGCCCGGCCTCCTTGAGGATCGCGGCGAGAGCCAGGCTGGACAGCGGGGTCTGCGGGGCGGGCTTGAGCACCATCGTGCAGCCGGCCGCGACGGCCGGGCCGATCTTGCGGGTGCCCATGGCCAGCGGGAAGTTCCACGGGGTGATCAGCAGGCAGGGACCGACGGGGCGGCGGGAGAGCAGCATGCGGTTGCGGCCGTCCGGCAGGGTGGCGAGACCACCGTCGATACGGACGGCCTCCTCGGAGAACCACCGGAAGAACTCCGCCGCGTACGCCACCTCTCCCCTGGCCTCGGCCAGCGGCTTGCCCATCTCGGCCGTCATCAGGTGGGCGAGCTCGTCGGTGCGCCCGACGATGATCTCGTAGGCGCGGCGCAGGATCTCACTGCGCACCCGGGGCGCCGTACGCGCCCACTCCTCCTGCGCCTGAACCGCCGCGTCCTCCGCGAGCTTCGCGTCCTTGGGGCCGGCGTCCGCGACGTGGCAGAGGATGTCGCCGGTCGCGGGGTCGTCGACGGGCATGGTGGCGCCGTCCGCGGCGTCCACCCAGGCACCGCCGATGAACAACTGCGTGGGTGTGTCGGTCATGAGTTCTCTCCTGGTTGTCCGGGCCGGTCGGCGGCGGGGTCGAGCAGTTCCGCGAGGTGCAGGGCGCGGATGCCCCGGTCTCCGGCGAGGTGGTCGATCTGGGTGGCGCAGCTGAAGCCGTCGGCCACCACGACTGCCCGTGTGCGCGGGTCGATGCCGTCGAGGCGTGGCTTCAAGGCCAGGTCGGCGACGGCCATCGAGGTGTCGTAGTGCTGTGCCTCGAAGCCGAAGTTCCCGGCGAGTCCGCAGCAGCCCTCGGCCTCGTCGACCTTGTGTACGCCGAGGCGACTGAGCAGGTCGCGAGGGTGGCGGCCCTTGAAGGTGGCGTACTCGTGGCAGTGGGTCTGCAGCACGACGTCGTCCGGCAGAGCGGGCGGGCGCCAGCCGGGGGCGGCGAGATCGTTCAGGGCCCCGGTGAGGGTGTGGACCCGGGCCGCGACGCGGCGGGCAGCGTCGGTGCCAAGGAGTTCGGGGACGTCGCGTTTGAGGGCGGCGGCGCAGCTGGGTTCGGCCACGACGATGGGCCGGTCGTCGCCGTTGTCCAGGCGGGCGACCGTGCGGGCCATGATGCGCCGCGCGTGGGACAGCTGTCCGGTGCTCACCCAGGTCAGGCCACAGCACAGATCGTCCTCCGCCGTGCAGGGGAGGCCGGCGTCGGCGAGTACGCGGCTCGCCGCCCCGGCCACCTCGGGGCGGAAGGCGCGGGTGAAGCTGTCCACGAAGAGCAGCGTCTTCGCCGGTTCGCCGGTCCTTTCCGTGCGCAGGGCCCGGCGCAGCGCATGCCGGGAGGCGAAGGCGGGCATCCGGCGTTTCGTGGTCACGCCGCCGAGGCGCGCGAGCAGCTTCCCGAGAGGGCCGCGCAGCAGCGTGTTCACCGGGCGGGCCACGTATCCGACGAGCCTGGACGTCAGGGGAAGCCAGCCCAGGGAGTAATGGGAGCGGGGTCTGACTCTGCCCTTGTAGTGCTGGTGCAGGAACTCCGCCTTGTACGTGGCCATGTCGACGCCGACCGGACAGTCGCTGGAGCAGGCCTTGCAGGACAGGCACAGGTCGAGGGCGTCACGCACCTCCGTGGAGCGCCAGCCGTCCTGGACGGTTCCGCCCCGCACCATCTCCTGGAGCAGGCGGGCCCGGCCTCGGGTCGAGTCGTTCTCCTCCCCCGTGGCCCGGTAGCTGGGACACATCACGCCGCCGGCGGCGCTGCGGCAGCGGCCGACGCCGACACAGCGGCGTACCGCTCCAGCGAAGCCGTCCTCGTCGTGCGGAAAGGAGAACAGGGTCTCGACGGGCAGCACGTCGGAGGGGGTGTGCAGCGCGAGGTCGGCGTCGAGGCGAGCCGGGGCCACGATGACGCCCGGGTTGAGCAGCCCCTCGGGGTCGAAGACTTCCTTGAAGGCGGCGAACGCCCGGATCATCCGGTGGCTGTACATGACCTCCAGCAGCTCGCCCCGGGCCCGCCCGTCACCGTGTTCGCCCGACAGGGTTCCGCCGTGCTCGACGACCAGGGCGGCGGCTTCGGAGAGGAACCGGCGGGTGGCGGTCCGCCCCGCATCCGTGGCGAGGTCGAAGTCGATGCGTACGTGGACACAGCCGGCGCCGAAGTGCCCGTACAGCACGCCGGTCAGCCCGTGGGCGGCCAGCAGCTTGCGGAAGTCGCGCAGGTAGGCGGCCAGGTTCTCGGGCGCGACGGCCGCGTCCTCCCAGCCGGGCCAGGACTCCCCGCCGTCCACGAGACGAGCCGCGAGCCCCGCCCCGTCCTCCCGTACCCGCCACAGTGAGCGCCGCTCGGCCGCGCTCTCCACGACTCGTCCGCCGGTCATCCGGCCCCGGGCCTTGAGCACGGCCAGCAGCTCGGCGGCGCGGGCGTCCACCGCGCCCTCGTCGTCCCCGTCGAGTTCGACGTACAGCCAGGCACGGCCCTCGGGCAGTCCGGTGACGGAGTCCGGCCCACGGCGGGCGCGCATGGTGGCGACGATCGCCTCGTCCATCCCCTCCACGGCGGTCGGATTCCACCGCAGGATCTCCGGCACGTCCTCGGCGGCGTCCACGACGTCGTCGTATCCGAGGGTGAGGAGGGTGGCGGCCTGTGCGGTCGCCACCAGGCGGACCGTCGCTGCGGTGACGACCGCACAGGAGCCTTCGGTGCCCACCAGCGCGCGAGCCATGTCGAAGCCGTGCTCAGGCAGCAGGTGGTGCAGCTGGTAGCCGGAGACCTGACGCGGAATGCGGCCCAGCTCGGTACGGATCGGCGCCAGATTCGCCTCGATCAGGCGGCGTACGTCCGCTTCGAGGCGGGCGACCCGCTCGACCGCGTCCGTGTCGTTCGGGTCGGCCGCGCGCAGGCCGGTGCGGTCGGCGACGGCCCGCAGGCCGTCGGCCGTCACGATCTCCAGCGCCTCGATGTGCCCGCTGGTGCGCCCGTCCCGCACGGAGCGGTTGCCGCAGGCGTCGTTGCCGATCATGCCGCCGAGGGTGCAGCGGCTGTGCGAGGACGGGTCGGGGCCGAAGGTGAGTCCGTGCGGTGCGGTCGCGCTGCGCAGCGCGTCCAGGATCACTCCGGCCTCGACGCGTGCGGAGCGCGCCGTGGGGTCGATGTGCAGGATCCGGTTCATGTAGCGGGAGAAGTCCAGGACGACGCCCGGCCCGACCGCGTTGCCCGCCATGCTGGTGCCGCCGCCGCGCGCGGTGACCGGAACGTGCGCCTCGCGGCAGGCCCGCAGCACCGCGACGACGTCGTCGGCGCTGCGGGGAAAGACCACGGCCCTCGGCGGGACCCGGTAGTTGGAGGCGTCGTAGGCGTAGAGGCCGGTGGAGCCAGGGCCGGTCTCCACCCGCAGGCCGGGCGCGGTCTCGGCGAGCCGCGCGACCAGCGCCTCCAGGGCCGTGGTGGCGTCCGTCATCGCCGCGCCGCTCCCGATGTGCCGACCTCGACGGCGGTCGCCCATGCCTGGAGGCCCTCGTCCACCGCCGTCTCGTCGATGACGAGCGCCGGGATCATGCGTACGACCTGGTTCCAGGCACCGCACAGCAGCAGGAGCAAGCCCTCGTCGACGGCGGCGCGCTGCACGCGGGCTGCGGTCTCGGGGTCGGGGCTGCCGTCCTCGGTGACGAACTCGGTGGCCAGCATGAGGCCGAGGCCGCGCACGTCGCCGATGCCCGGCGTCCGGTCGGCCACCGCCTCCAGGCCCTGGCGCAGCCGCTTGCCCATCGCCTCGGCGTTCTCGACGAGCTTCTCGTCGCGTACGACGTCCAGCGTCGCGCAGGCCGCGGCGCAGGCGACGGCGTTGGCGCCGTACGTGCCGCCCTGCGAGCCGGGCCACGCCTTGGTCATCAGCTCCTCGGACGCGGCGATGCCGGACAGCGGGAACCCGCTGGCCAGGCCCTTGGCGGTGACGAGGATGTCGGGCCTGACGCCGAAGTGGTCGTGCCCCCAGAAGCGGCCGGTGCGGCCGACGCCCGTCTGCACCTCGTCGAGGATCAGCAGGAAGCCGTGGCGGTCCGCCCGCTCCCGCAGGCCCTCCATGAAGGCACGGTTCGCGGGCACGTAGCCGCCCTCGCCGAGCACCGGCTCGACGATGATCGCGGCTGTGTCGGCGGGTGAGGAGATCGTCTGGAGCGTGTAGTCGAGCTCCTTCAGGGCGAAGCGGGTGGCGGTCTCCTCGTCCCAGCCGTACCGGTAGGCCGACGGGAAGGGGGTCACGACCACGCCGCTCATCAGCGGCGAGAAACCGGAGCGGAAACGGGTGCCGGAGGTGGTCATGGAAGCGGCTGCGACGGTACGGCCGTGGAAGCCGCCGTGACACACGATGACGTTCGGCCGACCGGTGGCCTGGCGGGCCAGCCGCAGCGCGGCCTCCACCGCCTCGCTGCCGGAGTTGGTGAAGAACAGGCTGTCCAGGCCGGTCGGCAGGACCTCGCCCAGCTTGTCGACCAGACGCCGCAGCGGCTGGTGCATGACGGTCGTGTACTGGCCGTGGATCAGCGTGCCCACCTGCTCCTGTGCCGCCGCGACGACCTTGGGGTGGCAGTGTCCGGTGCTGGTGACGCCGATGCCGGCGGTGAAGTCGAGGTAGCGGCGGCCGTCCTGGTCGAAGAGGTGGACGCCCTCGCCCCGGGCCGCCACCACGGGCGTGGCCTGGCGAAGGTGCGGCGACAGTGCGGTCATGTTCGTCTCCCGGCCTCGGTGTTCGGTCTGCTGCGGTTCTGCTGCGGCTGTACTGCGGCTGTACTGCGCCCTGACGAGCATCTCGGCGGACCAGGGCCGCGCCAACGCGCGATCTGTCCGACCGGGACGCGGTATCCGGACGTTGTGTCAGGCGCGCGCCGGGCCCTCACCCCGCCCCTCCGCGTCGTGGCTGCCGTCTCCGCGCTCTTGCGCAGGTCAGCGACGCTTGTCAGAGTGACGGGGCAGTTCCCCGAGCTCTGTGCCTTCATCGGAGCCGGCCCCCCATGGAGGCACCGTGAGCGAGAACCACCCCACGGCTCCAGGGCCGGGCACCGACGGCCCCGACGCCTGCGTGCCGGGCCGCGAGGTGAACACCGCCGGCCGCCCGCCCACCGTGGCCGACGTACTGGCCCTTCCCGTCCTGGCCGCCGGACAGCCGCAGGTGGTCACCGGCTTGTCCCGGCTCGACCGCCCCGTCCGCTGGGTCCACATCACCGAACTGACCGATCCCGCCTCGTTCCTGAAGGGCGGCGAACTCGTCCTGACCACCGGCATGCCGCTGCCCGAGGAGCCGGCCGGTGTACGCCGATACGTCGACGAACTCGCCGACGTCGGCGCGGCGGCCCTGGTCATCGAGCTGGTCCGCCGCTACCACCGCCCGCCCGACGCCCTGGTCCACGCCTGCGAGGTCCGCGGCCTGCCCCTCGTCACCCTGGCCAAGGACGTCAACTTCCTGGAAGTCACCCAGGTCGTCCACGCGTTCATCCTCGGCAACCAGGCCGAGGTGATGCGGCGGACCCAGCGCGTCCACGAGGCGTTCACCGCCCTCACCCTGCGCGGCGCCGGGCCCGAGGACGTCGTACGCGCCGCCGCCGAGATGAGCGG
It encodes:
- the solA gene encoding N-methyl-L-tryptophan oxidase, which gives rise to MSAARKRVAVVGVGTMGSQAAWRLAARGAEVVGYDRFAPGHDRSAAGGETRIFRSAHFEDSRYVPLLKHADALWEQLQQETGRELRRLTGCLLMGPTDHQQMATVLQSIAEHDLDHEVLDAEALAKRFPQYRLEDGDAAVLDRRAGFIRPELTIQTAARRAEQLGAVIHRYSTVREIVPVAGGVEIRTDSGSERFDTAVVTPGPWVNDLLPDLPWEVEVRRVVSAWYVPTAPDAWFGEERPAFIRTAPTHWYGLPSPDGISVKLGLNRVLHRVVGDPNQLERTVQPEELEIFSELIGRYMPDLHPDPTRLSAYMEGYTESSRPLVGPLPGAENVILLAGFSGHGFKLSPAFGDIAADLALDGASPQPIDFLSTVGRTEA
- a CDS encoding IclR family transcriptional regulator, with the translated sequence MKSVTRSLRILEAVAQHQPVTVGELTKLFGLPKSTVQRTLVTLAEAGWLRANRKDTTRWEIGARVLAVRPAALQGSSLFAAAREPMVRLRDAVNETIHLSVPDALQCMVVVDRVDCDHPVRTFHTIGDTSPLHATAVGRAVLAHLPRRDVEDLIAAGLERFSDTTPVEPEELRTELDRVRTDGYAINRNQYRPGVCAVAAPVLDEDGTPLAAVAVSMPEARYDGAQASKWGRLVADTAAEISQRRLGV
- a CDS encoding IclR family transcriptional regulator, which translates into the protein MKSVTRSLRVLEAVARHQPVTVGELTKIFGLPKSTVQRTLITLNEAGWLRANRKDTTRWEIGARVLAVRPAALQGSSLFAAAREPMIRLRDAVNETIHLSVPDALQGMVVVDRVDCDHAVRTFHAIGDTSPLHATAAGNAVLAHLRKSEIDEVTAGTLEGYGEETITDPEQLRAELHRVRERGYAVNHNQYLQGVSAIAAPVLDGEGAALAAVAVSLPDSRFEAGRLPEMGRLVAETAAEITARHLA
- a CDS encoding NAD-dependent succinate-semialdehyde dehydrogenase, producing the protein MTDTPTQLFIGGAWVDAADGATMPVDDPATGDILCHVADAGPKDAKLAEDAAVQAQEEWARTAPRVRSEILRRAYEIIVGRTDELAHLMTAEMGKPLAEARGEVAYAAEFFRWFSEEAVRIDGGLATLPDGRNRMLLSRRPVGPCLLITPWNFPLAMGTRKIGPAVAAGCTMVLKPAPQTPLSSLALAAILKEAGLPDGVLNVVTTSRAGEVCEPLLRGGRIRKLSFTGSTAVGQLLLAQSAQAVVRTSMELGGNAPFVVFEDADLDKAVDGAMVAKMRNMGEACTAANRFFVHRSVAEEFGRRLAERMGALVVGPGTRDGVDVGPLIDRRGRAKVEELVADAVERGAQVLVGGRTPEGPGCFYPPTVLADVDPGSRLMDTEIFGPVAAILTFDDEDEVIRRANDTPWGLVGYVFTEGLDRALRVSERLEVGMVGLNTGLVSNPAAPFGGVKQSGLGREGGRVGIDEFLEYQYLAVPVR
- a CDS encoding FAD-binding and (Fe-S)-binding domain-containing protein; the protein is MTDATTALEALVARLAETAPGLRVETGPGSTGLYAYDASNYRVPPRAVVFPRSADDVVAVLRACREAHVPVTARGGGTSMAGNAVGPGVVLDFSRYMNRILHIDPTARSARVEAGVILDALRSATAPHGLTFGPDPSSHSRCTLGGMIGNDACGNRSVRDGRTSGHIEALEIVTADGLRAVADRTGLRAADPNDTDAVERVARLEADVRRLIEANLAPIRTELGRIPRQVSGYQLHHLLPEHGFDMARALVGTEGSCAVVTAATVRLVATAQAATLLTLGYDDVVDAAEDVPEILRWNPTAVEGMDEAIVATMRARRGPDSVTGLPEGRAWLYVELDGDDEGAVDARAAELLAVLKARGRMTGGRVVESAAERRSLWRVREDGAGLAARLVDGGESWPGWEDAAVAPENLAAYLRDFRKLLAAHGLTGVLYGHFGAGCVHVRIDFDLATDAGRTATRRFLSEAAALVVEHGGTLSGEHGDGRARGELLEVMYSHRMIRAFAAFKEVFDPEGLLNPGVIVAPARLDADLALHTPSDVLPVETLFSFPHDEDGFAGAVRRCVGVGRCRSAAGGVMCPSYRATGEENDSTRGRARLLQEMVRGGTVQDGWRSTEVRDALDLCLSCKACSSDCPVGVDMATYKAEFLHQHYKGRVRPRSHYSLGWLPLTSRLVGYVARPVNTLLRGPLGKLLARLGGVTTKRRMPAFASRHALRRALRTERTGEPAKTLLFVDSFTRAFRPEVAGAASRVLADAGLPCTAEDDLCCGLTWVSTGQLSHARRIMARTVARLDNGDDRPIVVAEPSCAAALKRDVPELLGTDAARRVAARVHTLTGALNDLAAPGWRPPALPDDVVLQTHCHEYATFKGRHPRDLLSRLGVHKVDEAEGCCGLAGNFGFEAQHYDTSMAVADLALKPRLDGIDPRTRAVVVADGFSCATQIDHLAGDRGIRALHLAELLDPAADRPGQPGENS
- a CDS encoding aspartate aminotransferase family protein, which produces MTALSPHLRQATPVVAARGEGVHLFDQDGRRYLDFTAGIGVTSTGHCHPKVVAAAQEQVGTLIHGQYTTVMHQPLRRLVDKLGEVLPTGLDSLFFTNSGSEAVEAALRLARQATGRPNVIVCHGGFHGRTVAAASMTTSGTRFRSGFSPLMSGVVVTPFPSAYRYGWDEETATRFALKELDYTLQTISSPADTAAIIVEPVLGEGGYVPANRAFMEGLRERADRHGFLLILDEVQTGVGRTGRFWGHDHFGVRPDILVTAKGLASGFPLSGIAASEELMTKAWPGSQGGTYGANAVACAAACATLDVVRDEKLVENAEAMGKRLRQGLEAVADRTPGIGDVRGLGLMLATEFVTEDGSPDPETAARVQRAAVDEGLLLLLCGAWNQVVRMIPALVIDETAVDEGLQAWATAVEVGTSGAARR